In one window of Paraflavitalea soli DNA:
- a CDS encoding cell division protein ZapA, whose amino-acid sequence MEELIPINVVIGDRTYRIRIAPPDEEVVRKTIKLINDKIIEFKTQFAGKDMQDYVAMVVLWYATQQKAAGDQPLIISEADKQLQSMEKILDRILQG is encoded by the coding sequence ATGGAAGAATTAATTCCGATAAATGTAGTGATTGGCGATAGAACCTACCGGATTCGCATCGCGCCCCCCGATGAAGAAGTGGTTCGAAAGACCATTAAGCTCATCAACGACAAGATCATTGAGTTCAAAACCCAGTTTGCCGGCAAAGACATGCAGGATTATGTAGCCATGGTGGTTCTTTGGTATGCCACACAACAAAAAGCGGCCGGAGACCAGCCGCTTATAATAAGTGAAGCAGATAAACAATTGCAATCCATGGAAAAGATCCTCGACCGGATCCTCCAGGGCTAG
- the pheT gene encoding phenylalanine--tRNA ligase subunit beta — MTISYNWLHEYLPVTIEPERLSKILTAVGLEVENLERYESLKGGLQGLVIGEVLTREKHPNADKLSLTTVNIGSGDPLQIVCGAPNVAAGQKVIVAPVGATIYPKNGDPLTMKVAKIRGVESYGMICAEDEIGLSDHHEGILVLPAEVKVGTAAAAYFKPYTDWVFEIGLTPNRMDAMSHLGVARDVTAYLVHHDKKDYRVKSPFSNSFKTDNTTLPVAVEIENTNACQRYSGVSITNVQVKESPQWLQDRLRSIGQRPINNIVDITNFILHETGQPLHAFNAEAIKGRKVLVKNLPEGTPFVSLDEKTRKLNAEDLIICNGDSEPMCIAGVFGGLHSGVKADTKNIFLESAWFNPIDIRKTSFRHGLRTDAATRFEKNVDISNTVNVLKRATMMIKELAGGEIASDIVDVYPDPREKASVVLKYHYLRKLSGKSYHPDTVKKILTTLGFEIIKEGMDNIWVNAPYSKPDISLPADVVEEIMRIDGLDNVEIPTSIMISPSIETDSYKHTYKEKSANYLVGLGFNEIFTNSITNAAYFDEAELDTAVRLLNNLSADHNIMRPSMLETGLEAIAHNLNRKNHNLQFFEFGKTYHKLAPGNYNEQEHVCLYITGQVKEDSWKTKGYTVDLYYLKGIVARILQLSGITKSSWQATTTQKLADGLEVRINNEVIATLGAVAPHELKRFDIKQPVFFADIDWELLLKKVAKGVLKFTDLPKQLPVHRDLAMIVPKTLPFAEVESTVRKTQIAKLQEVQLFDIFESGKIGADKKSLAVSFTFLDEEKTLTDKEIDGMMNKIMTALEKDLQAEIRK, encoded by the coding sequence ATGACGATCTCGTATAACTGGTTACATGAATATTTACCGGTAACCATTGAACCGGAGCGACTGAGCAAAATATTAACAGCGGTAGGCCTGGAAGTAGAAAACCTGGAAAGATATGAAAGCCTTAAAGGTGGCTTGCAGGGACTTGTTATTGGAGAAGTGCTCACCCGTGAAAAGCACCCCAATGCTGATAAACTCTCCCTCACTACCGTTAATATTGGCAGCGGCGATCCCTTACAGATTGTATGTGGCGCTCCCAATGTAGCAGCCGGACAAAAAGTGATCGTAGCCCCCGTAGGCGCCACCATCTATCCCAAGAATGGCGATCCCCTCACCATGAAAGTGGCCAAGATCAGGGGAGTCGAAAGCTATGGGATGATCTGTGCTGAAGATGAAATTGGCCTCAGCGATCACCACGAAGGTATCCTGGTACTGCCCGCCGAAGTAAAAGTAGGTACCGCTGCGGCCGCTTATTTCAAACCCTATACCGACTGGGTATTTGAAATTGGCCTTACCCCTAACCGCATGGATGCCATGAGCCACCTGGGTGTGGCCAGGGATGTGACCGCCTACCTCGTTCACCACGATAAAAAGGATTACCGGGTAAAGTCACCTTTCAGCAACAGCTTTAAAACCGACAATACCACCCTTCCTGTAGCCGTAGAAATTGAAAATACCAATGCCTGCCAGCGTTACAGCGGCGTAAGCATCACCAACGTACAGGTAAAGGAAAGCCCCCAGTGGCTGCAGGACAGGCTCCGGTCTATCGGCCAGCGCCCCATTAATAATATTGTAGATATTACCAACTTCATACTCCACGAAACCGGCCAGCCCCTGCATGCGTTCAATGCAGAAGCTATCAAAGGCCGCAAAGTACTGGTGAAGAACCTGCCCGAAGGGACACCCTTCGTATCCCTCGATGAAAAGACCCGAAAGCTCAATGCCGAAGACCTGATCATCTGCAATGGCGACAGCGAGCCCATGTGTATTGCCGGCGTATTTGGCGGCCTCCATAGCGGAGTAAAGGCAGATACCAAAAACATCTTCCTGGAAAGCGCCTGGTTCAACCCCATTGATATCCGTAAAACATCTTTCCGCCACGGCCTGCGTACCGATGCAGCCACCCGCTTCGAAAAGAATGTAGACATCAGCAATACCGTCAACGTATTGAAGAGGGCCACCATGATGATCAAAGAGCTGGCCGGTGGCGAAATAGCCTCCGACATAGTGGACGTGTACCCCGACCCACGCGAAAAGGCCTCCGTCGTACTCAAATACCACTACCTCCGCAAACTGAGCGGTAAAAGCTACCACCCCGATACCGTAAAAAAGATCCTGACCACCCTCGGATTTGAGATCATCAAAGAAGGCATGGACAATATCTGGGTCAATGCTCCTTACAGCAAGCCCGATATCAGCCTGCCCGCCGATGTAGTGGAAGAGATCATGCGCATAGATGGCCTCGACAATGTAGAGATCCCGACCTCCATCATGATCTCCCCTTCTATTGAAACAGACAGCTACAAGCATACCTACAAGGAAAAATCAGCCAACTACCTCGTAGGATTGGGCTTCAATGAAATATTTACCAACTCCATCACCAATGCTGCCTATTTCGATGAAGCAGAATTGGATACAGCCGTCCGGCTGCTGAATAACCTCAGCGCCGACCACAATATCATGCGCCCTTCCATGCTCGAAACAGGCCTGGAAGCCATTGCCCACAACCTCAACAGAAAGAACCACAACCTGCAATTCTTTGAGTTTGGTAAAACATACCATAAACTGGCGCCCGGCAACTACAATGAGCAGGAACATGTTTGCCTGTACATTACCGGCCAGGTAAAAGAAGATTCCTGGAAAACAAAGGGATACACTGTTGATCTTTACTATCTTAAAGGAATCGTGGCAAGAATATTGCAGCTTTCCGGCATTACTAAATCAAGCTGGCAGGCCACCACAACTCAAAAGTTGGCAGACGGTCTGGAAGTAAGGATCAATAATGAAGTAATCGCCACTTTAGGCGCCGTAGCCCCCCATGAACTCAAGCGTTTTGACATCAAGCAGCCCGTATTCTTTGCCGATATTGACTGGGAATTATTGCTGAAGAAAGTAGCCAAAGGCGTACTGAAATTTACCGACTTACCCAAACAATTACCTGTTCACCGCGACCTTGCCATGATCGTACCTAAAACCTTACCCTTTGCAGAGGTAGAGTCTACGGTAAGAAAAACACAGATCGCAAAACTGCAGGAAGTACAGCTGTTCGATATTTTTGAAAGCGGGAAAATTGGTGCCGACAAGAAATCACTGGCCGTCAGCTTTACTTTCCTCGATGAAGAAAAGACCCTCACCGATAAGGAAATTGATGGTATGATGAATAAGATCATGACAGCACTGGAAAAAGACCTCCAGGCTGAAATAAGGAAGTAA
- a CDS encoding IPT/TIG domain-containing protein — protein MADNDIADPQITKGGKIAAGILLILFTVFSIIIIIAFWPDRLPEPGKKCALYRYHWFAMTLDTNACNLQHASAIPAADTLLTKTVTITKTDTATDTSVQQPSLAKTDSSLVATPAKAAASPVTHAYINLNIILLLLVATGGFLGNMIHVATSFTTFVGAGKFQQSWILWYFVRPFTASALALALYFAFGATNDPANADIDRILTLAILSGLFTDIATQKLKEVFDVLFSPKDNRPNKLNDPTISITSTSPDELAKEGDNHIVIKGSKLTSQKLIIKIDDQPIVDTQITDQEITFTYTIPEEAKDKTELMLLITDAEGNTILHKKMLAVTENAAPPPAEGTEDAEEKAVG, from the coding sequence ATGGCAGACAACGACATCGCAGATCCACAGATCACGAAAGGAGGAAAGATCGCCGCCGGCATCCTGCTGATCCTCTTCACCGTATTCTCCATCATCATCATTATCGCTTTCTGGCCCGACAGATTACCGGAACCCGGTAAAAAATGCGCCCTCTACAGATACCACTGGTTTGCAATGACCCTCGATACCAATGCCTGTAATCTCCAGCATGCGTCCGCCATCCCGGCAGCCGATACCCTCCTCACAAAGACAGTCACGATAACAAAAACAGATACCGCCACCGATACCAGTGTTCAGCAGCCATCCCTGGCCAAAACCGATTCATCCCTGGTGGCCACACCGGCAAAAGCTGCCGCCTCCCCGGTCACCCATGCTTATATTAACCTCAACATAATCCTGCTCCTGCTGGTCGCCACAGGAGGCTTCCTGGGCAATATGATCCATGTCGCCACCTCCTTTACCACCTTTGTAGGCGCTGGTAAATTCCAGCAAAGCTGGATACTGTGGTATTTTGTACGCCCTTTCACCGCCTCGGCCCTCGCCCTCGCTTTATATTTCGCTTTTGGCGCTACCAACGATCCCGCCAATGCCGACATCGATCGCATCCTTACCCTGGCCATCCTTTCCGGCCTCTTCACCGATATTGCTACCCAAAAACTCAAAGAAGTATTCGATGTACTCTTTAGTCCCAAGGACAACCGGCCCAATAAACTCAACGACCCCACCATCAGCATCACCAGCACCTCACCCGATGAACTCGCCAAAGAAGGTGACAACCATATCGTCATCAAAGGCAGCAAGCTCACCAGCCAAAAACTGATCATCAAAATAGATGATCAACCCATCGTTGATACCCAGATCACCGACCAGGAGATCACCTTTACCTATACCATTCCGGAGGAAGCCAAAGACAAGACCGAACTGATGCTCCTCATCACCGATGCGGAAGGCAATACCATTTTACACAAGAAGATGTTGGCAGTAACAGAGAACGCAGCCCCACCCCCTGCCGAAGGCACAGAAGACGCAGAAGAAAAAGCAGTTGGTTAA
- a CDS encoding Panacea domain-containing protein produces the protein MNTHKNKIFTKDQIDKIGNTIIYLSHGLTDLNKTKILKLLFILEEASIKKYGYPFFNIDFQLWKHGPVVKDIYIDLCEETPNLLKDYILRDSQTTSNFVAKKPFCDDEFSDNDIEILDRIVSFAKQKNAKYLVNHTHDQNSLWRKSAIKYGILESLENELINSTDFEIDFNLLFENAESNYFKERYEEAKDNREFVRQLKN, from the coding sequence ATGAATACTCACAAAAATAAAATCTTCACTAAAGATCAAATTGATAAGATAGGTAATACAATCATTTACTTGTCTCATGGCCTCACTGATCTAAATAAAACTAAGATTTTAAAGCTCCTATTTATATTGGAAGAGGCTTCCATCAAAAAGTATGGGTATCCTTTTTTTAATATAGATTTTCAGCTCTGGAAGCATGGCCCTGTTGTGAAGGACATTTATATAGATTTGTGCGAAGAGACTCCCAATTTGTTAAAGGATTATATTCTGAGGGATTCGCAAACTACATCAAACTTTGTTGCAAAGAAACCCTTTTGTGATGATGAATTTAGCGATAATGATATTGAGATATTGGATAGAATTGTATCATTTGCAAAACAAAAGAATGCAAAATATTTGGTGAATCACACACACGATCAAAATTCACTTTGGAGGAAATCTGCCATTAAATATGGTATTCTTGAATCATTGGAGAATGAATTAATAAATAGCACAGATTTTGAAATTGATTTCAATTTACTTTTTGAAAATGCTGAATCAAATTACTTCAAGGAAAGATACGAAGAGGCTAAGGACAATAGAGAGTTTGTGCGGCAATTAAAAAACTGA
- the dnaB gene encoding replicative DNA helicase, with protein MELTNFNKDRKQRRKPSIDMSTMVYGKVPPQAKDLEEAVLGAIMLEKSAFDTVIEILKPECFYVDANQRIYRAMLSLQQKNQPIDILTVVEELRSKDELEMVGGPYYVTRLTNAVVSSANIDAHSRIILQKFIQRELIRISGEIISESYEDSTDVFDLLDEAESKLFEITNNHLRKNFDSIDSVLVKTVQRIEDMRARTEDITGVPSGFVSLDKVTYGWQPSDLVILAARPAVGKTAFALNLVRNAALDPRKPTPVAFFSLEMSSAQLVQRILSAESEIWLEKISRGKMEEHEMKQLYAKGIQKLAQAPIFIDDTAALNVFELRAKARRLKNKHNIGLIIIDYLQLMSGGGGKNQNREQEISTISRNLKTLAKELMVPIIALSQLSRAVETRKEGNKMPQLSDLRESGAIEQDADMVMFIYRPEYYDITSNEMGESNKGETHIRIAKHRNGSLETIKLRALLHIQKFEEMEQDDFGGIGGAPGGGSWKPVPTEGGADGGGAKLFIQAGSKMNDMPFGDDDDAPF; from the coding sequence ATGGAGTTAACGAATTTCAATAAAGATCGCAAGCAGCGCCGGAAGCCATCCATCGATATGAGTACGATGGTGTATGGAAAAGTACCTCCGCAGGCCAAGGACCTGGAAGAAGCTGTACTGGGTGCTATCATGCTGGAAAAGAGCGCCTTCGATACGGTGATAGAGATACTTAAACCGGAATGTTTTTATGTGGATGCGAACCAGCGCATTTACCGGGCTATGCTTAGCCTGCAGCAAAAGAACCAGCCTATCGATATCCTGACGGTGGTGGAAGAGCTGAGAAGCAAGGATGAGCTGGAAATGGTAGGTGGTCCTTACTATGTAACGAGGCTTACGAATGCGGTGGTTTCATCGGCCAATATTGACGCACACTCCCGGATCATCCTGCAAAAGTTTATCCAGCGTGAGCTGATCCGCATCAGCGGCGAGATCATCAGTGAATCTTATGAGGACAGCACGGATGTGTTTGACCTGCTGGATGAAGCAGAAAGCAAATTGTTTGAGATCACGAATAATCACCTGCGTAAGAATTTTGACAGTATCGACAGTGTGTTGGTGAAAACGGTGCAGCGTATTGAAGACATGCGGGCCCGTACGGAAGATATTACGGGGGTCCCGAGTGGATTTGTATCGCTGGACAAGGTAACGTATGGCTGGCAACCTTCTGACCTGGTGATCCTGGCGGCCCGTCCTGCGGTAGGTAAAACAGCCTTCGCCCTCAATCTGGTTCGGAATGCAGCTTTGGATCCGCGGAAGCCCACGCCGGTGGCTTTCTTCAGCCTTGAAATGAGCTCGGCGCAGCTGGTACAACGTATCCTCTCGGCCGAAAGTGAGATCTGGCTGGAAAAGATCTCGCGTGGTAAAATGGAAGAACATGAGATGAAGCAATTGTATGCCAAGGGTATTCAAAAGCTGGCACAAGCGCCCATCTTCATCGATGATACAGCGGCTCTCAACGTATTTGAGCTGCGTGCGAAAGCGCGCCGTTTGAAGAACAAGCACAATATCGGCCTGATCATCATTGACTACCTGCAGCTGATGAGTGGTGGCGGTGGTAAGAACCAAAACCGTGAGCAGGAGATCAGTACGATCTCGCGTAACCTGAAAACGCTGGCGAAGGAGTTGATGGTGCCCATTATTGCGCTGTCGCAGTTAAGCCGGGCGGTGGAAACGCGTAAAGAGGGTAACAAGATGCCGCAGTTGAGTGACCTTCGGGAATCGGGAGCGATCGAGCAGGATGCGGACATGGTAATGTTCATTTACCGCCCTGAGTACTATGATATCACCTCCAATGAAATGGGGGAAAGCAATAAAGGGGAAACGCATATCCGGATAGCCAAACACCGTAACGGTTCGCTGGAAACGATCAAGCTGCGCGCCTTGCTGCATATCCAGAAATTTGAAGAGATGGAGCAGGATGACTTTGGCGGTATTGGCGGCGCCCCCGGCGGCGGTAGTTGGAAGCCGGTGCCTACTGAAGGAGGAGCTGATGGCGGTGGCGCCAAGCTGTTCATACAGGCCGGCAGCAAGATGAACGATATGCCTTTTGGCGATGATGATGACGCTCCTTTTTAG
- a CDS encoding DUF6263 family protein — protein MKKLLFIPLALSVVFVNGQSLSRKAVFAKGQQLERVSTIKMTFAMEMMGQSIDMNNNNTITSLVEVKNATDKDYAIASTVKRVVTSMSGMGQEMSYDSDKKDGAPNEMGQKMAEMVGKTSNITINSKGFITTSDDTTGGGPKAGGFMGMTGGLTSASNKPGSSYDLIANLPEKALKVGDTWIDSTVSKEGKAVTNYKVLDIKGDEATVSMDGTVTQTGETENNGMTINLSIQGTSKGTFAMEVATGIIKKRNVLLDATGTMDVAGQSAPFTMKLNMDEGVTKK, from the coding sequence ATGAAAAAACTGCTTTTTATTCCCTTGGCTTTATCTGTTGTTTTTGTGAATGGCCAGTCGCTGAGCCGTAAGGCTGTATTTGCAAAGGGTCAGCAACTGGAGCGGGTATCTACTATCAAGATGACCTTTGCTATGGAAATGATGGGTCAGAGTATTGATATGAATAATAACAATACGATCACCTCGCTGGTAGAAGTAAAGAATGCAACGGATAAGGATTATGCTATTGCCAGCACCGTAAAACGGGTAGTAACCTCTATGAGCGGTATGGGACAGGAGATGAGCTATGATTCAGATAAGAAAGATGGGGCTCCCAATGAAATGGGGCAGAAGATGGCAGAAATGGTCGGTAAAACGAGCAATATCACGATCAATTCGAAGGGATTCATTACTACAAGTGATGATACTACCGGTGGTGGTCCTAAAGCAGGTGGTTTTATGGGTATGACGGGTGGTTTGACCAGTGCGAGTAACAAGCCCGGCAGCAGTTATGACCTGATCGCCAACCTGCCTGAAAAAGCCCTGAAAGTAGGTGATACCTGGATTGACTCTACTGTATCGAAAGAAGGCAAAGCGGTTACCAACTATAAAGTACTTGACATTAAAGGGGATGAAGCTACGGTGAGCATGGATGGAACGGTAACCCAAACAGGGGAAACTGAAAATAATGGTATGACGATTAACCTCAGTATTCAAGGTACTTCCAAAGGAACCTTTGCTATGGAAGTAGCAACCGGTATTATTAAGAAGCGCAATGTGTTGCTGGATGCTACAGGCACTATGGATGTAGCTGGTCAATCGGCTCCTTTTACCATGAAGTTGAATATGGACGAAGGCGTGACGAAGAAGTAG
- a CDS encoding N-acetylmuramoyl-L-alanine amidase → MPGTFNEKFIVIPRYLPVPSRRRAGTPIQKVRFLVAHDTGNPGSTAANNIQFYINTAKTVEPAKTASAHLFVDDKEILECVPALTASAEKAFHVLKKVTKDNELYGINANDGAIGVEYCYGGAINADKAYEKFVWTLAKLCFVYNLNPAKDIVGHFFLDPARKTDPVTGLARSRRTYEQLLRDVAAEFETCTGNAPAGPTTTAQTGSVTVTVKLNLRKAPNTRAAIVQVVPAGTVLQFTATIPDGEPVNNNPLWYQDTHGNYFWSGGVK, encoded by the coding sequence ATGCCCGGTACATTCAACGAAAAATTCATCGTCATACCCCGTTACCTGCCTGTACCCTCACGCCGGAGAGCAGGCACACCCATTCAAAAAGTACGCTTCCTCGTAGCACACGATACCGGCAACCCCGGTTCCACCGCTGCCAACAACATACAGTTCTACATCAATACCGCCAAAACCGTGGAACCTGCCAAAACAGCCTCCGCCCATTTGTTTGTAGATGATAAGGAAATACTCGAGTGCGTGCCCGCATTAACAGCATCCGCAGAAAAAGCCTTCCATGTACTAAAGAAGGTTACCAAAGACAACGAACTCTATGGCATTAATGCCAACGACGGGGCCATTGGTGTGGAGTATTGTTACGGCGGGGCCATCAATGCCGACAAAGCCTATGAGAAATTTGTATGGACCCTGGCCAAACTCTGTTTTGTATACAACCTCAACCCCGCCAAAGACATCGTAGGTCACTTTTTCCTGGACCCTGCCCGCAAAACCGATCCCGTTACAGGATTGGCTCGCAGCCGCCGTACCTACGAACAATTGTTGCGTGATGTAGCCGCAGAGTTCGAGACCTGCACCGGCAATGCACCAGCCGGACCTACTACCACGGCACAAACAGGCAGTGTTACCGTTACCGTAAAGCTCAACCTGCGCAAGGCTCCCAATACCCGGGCCGCCATCGTACAGGTAGTGCCGGCCGGTACCGTACTACAGTTTACCGCCACCATCCCCGATGGTGAACCCGTCAATAACAACCCACTCTGGTACCAGGATACCCATGGTAATTATTTCTGGAGCGGAGGGGTCAAATAA